The Manihot esculenta cultivar AM560-2 chromosome 17, M.esculenta_v8, whole genome shotgun sequence genome contains the following window.
gaggtaagagccgatcttaagctcctcatgtgttttaagtaagttttaagtgattttatggggtagaatggcatgtatagggttgtatgagtttttaagcaaatgttagtttttatgggatttttgagcaatgtggcatgtttgagtatgtttgaagtgttgtagttggggtatatgcttgtttgaggcccctaggagcttgtatgcatgttttggttgagtggtatgcatgatttgtgggtttggaggcgaaaatgcacaaaggaaccgagtttctgccctttggcagaaaccaggttcggcagccgaaggcactttcggccgccgaacatggctggggaggcaggcctttcggctgccgaagttgcccccgaaaagagactttcgtctctgtctggcactttcggccgccgaaggtgccgccgaaagtgccctgttcagccgtttcatgcatatctctatgtgatattttcaggatgttttagggggtttttggggaatatattagagttatgtttatgtatgtttggtccctcattggagtccacctgtgtaggttcggacccgaggaaccaaggaccccagcagtgagccagctgctacagagtttggcagagtcagccagaggtgagtggaactaaacttaacttttttaaattaagaaatgaaatgctcttatcatgcttcatgcatcatgatcatattataggttgtttgcattagaattcacgactatgccgcattgtattgttgtgatagatgatagtggatggacattaggacgattcattagccttctgtatacgaagtcctgtggtgcccataatagggccaggcaatacgaagtcctgtggtgcccataatagggccgggcaataactccgagtacgaagtcctgtggtgcccataatagggccgggcaatacgaagtcctgtggtgcccataatagggccgggcatggagttgagggatttttgaatcagtccatccgtggtgtgatttgtttgtgcagtgacgcatttcatgatagcatgttttaaatattctttttacagttctactcactgggcatctagctcacccctctcccctaacccccaggcttgcaggtgcgggatagatagagaagacaagaagagaaaaagtcatatgtatgtaatagttagattgtggacatgacagttgtattatgatgaaatgtaaaaatattcagtatgttatgtaatgaggttattgaggatagagttgtgcttgaccacagtatattgttaatcccttttgtatttacatgatcttatgttatgatgtttatgtgaactaactcaacacaggatgttttgcctttgaggcttgatgaaatcccacagagggaccatgttatgtatatgatcagagtatgcacaggttgagttagttgatgacagtatgtatgaagaaaagttttaatttttatgcatgttgttgatcatgtatgggattatacaggtttacaggttatatgtcaggcttgctacgggtcccggcggccttaagtcgacccggatcctagcgccggtagcggaccggacttccggggcgttacagaatggtatcagagccctaggttcatatggtcggacctagagtgtcgggctcatagatgttatagaaggtcaagcacaataggaaggtcatgtccactaggataggatgttgagtcctgtcttgtatgatgatgtgaaatgccatgattttgtacatgtgcattgatgatatgctatgctatgtgatgtatgtgatgagggttcatgtgtgcccgcATGAGCCATATGacgctaatgtttgcttgttatgagctgtttttcagagaataggatgagaggaactcgtcgatctgcgcgattgactggagtgccacctgaggatgagggcacgagcgcccgtcctcctacattgcctagggcaatgtcttgtagagccaacagagagagagtgtcaagggaccctagaaggtcttttgatgctagcagaagggggacagatagaggaggaagttcttcagacgtgagggaggttatggaagaggatcagaggagggatgggaacctggatgtgcaggaagaagggacaggggagtcacagggaggcgttcagtcctcggggtatggttttccaccccattatccaccctttccatagggttcagggtatccgatgggaggtacatcggattactccagctttaacccctaccctacctacatgccttatccacctttctatccaccctatacacagtacccagcttatccaccctcacccttctatccaaatccggcaaaccccacctcggggaatgctgcacctccacctccaccacctacagaaccagcagccccagttactcaacctcctagacctagctcagtcgatgggagcaaggtaaagatgacagattacctcaagctagatgctcccaaatacaagtcaggggatgacccctttgagtatctgagagtagtgaagacaataactgatgagctaggggcaagtgatagcagggccattcagatggcagggttcactttaaagtgcaagaaggcacgggaatggttcaagtgttatgtggacccgagactagacggtatgacatgggaagaatttgcgaatgagttcgctggatgggcttttccagacagttctagagaactgaagatgattgagtttgagcaactgaggcagtcagagcacatgagtgtagaggagttcacggataaattcttggagctattgcctttttcagggcaagctctagattcagacacgaagaaagccaagaaatatgttatgaagctgcattccaggtactcctcgttagttcagtcagctgagagagaaagtttccacactgtggtggatatggctcgaagaatggaggcaagtgctatagttgaagggtcagtgaagcagtcagtgacccagtcttcaggggttaagaccccaggcagaggaggaccaggtttctcttctcagagctcaggtaagaagaggtgggatagcaccaccaagaagccgaagaagaataagttttggaacaagttgaaatccggtctgggatttggcggtggctcgagctcaggctcagatggtacagaatgccagagatgtggaagaccgcacaggggagtgtgtcgagctgggactaatgcatgtttcagatgtggacaggagggacacatagctcgggattgtcctagagcgccttttatgggccagccccagcagacagcttctggtagtgtggcacagccagcagttccagccacaactcagggcagtggcagaggtagagggagaggggcagcctcttcttctggttcccgaggtgaaggtccatcagctccagccaggatcttcaccatgacacagcaggaggctaacacatccaacaccgtggtgtcaggtaatctcgtcattgggtgttctgatgtgtatgcattaatggacccgggtgcatctcattcatttattgctccgagagccgttgagatgttaggtctgatagtctctgggttagagtgtcccctatgggtcagtggacccaagtgtgacccgtcagtggcagtgtcagtctgccagtacagtccagtttttattgagggaagatgcctctccgccgaccttgtggttctagatttgacagactttgacgtcattctagggatggattggctatctacccatggtgctaccttggactgcagggacaaggtagtcaggttcagagatcagaacgggtcagaggtcatcttcagaggagacaagaggggcacacctagaggtctgatatcagctcttcaggctcgtaggttgcttaggaagggatgtcaggggtacttagctcatgtgagagagctagacagtcaggtcagggagccggcctcggtgccagttgtccgagagtttcaggatgtctttccagatgagcttccaggtttaccacctgctagggagatagagttcgagatagagttggtgcctggaactagaccgatctctatccctccctacaggatggctccagccgagttaaaggaattgaaagagcagttgcaagagctggtagaaaagggtttcatccgacagagtacctcaccgtggggtgctccggtcttgtttgtgagaaagaaggatggatcccttaggctttgtatcgactacaggcagttgaacaaagtcactaccaagaataagtacccattgccaaggatcgatgatctattcgaccagctagccggagcgggttgtttctccaaaatagatctaagatcggggtaccatcagctgaggataagggaagaggatgtgccaaagacggctttcaggaccagatatgggcattttgagttccttgtgatgccgttcgggttaactaacgcccctgcagcattcatggatctcatgaacagagtatttagccaatacctggatcactttgttattgtcttcatagatgatatcttagtgtattccaggaatgcagaggagcatgcccatcatctgcggttggtcttgcagactttgagggaacatggcttgtatgccaagttctctaaatgtgagttctggctgaggagcatttcgttcttggggcatgtagtgtcagagaatggtatagaggtagaccccaagaagacagaaactgtggctaactggcctagacccacttcagtgacggagatcaggagtttcttgggtttggcaggttactacaggaggttcgttcaggacttctcaaagatagcagctcctctgaccaggttaaccaggaagaatcagaagtttctgtggaccgaccagtgcgaagagagttttgaagagcttaagaagaggttgacttcagcaccagtgttagctctgccatctagtggagaggactttacggtcttttgtgatgcgtcccgtgtgggactgggttgtgtgcttatgcaaaatgagaaggtgattgcttatgcttctaggcagctaaagaagcatgagttgaattaccccacacatgactttgagatggcagcagtaatctttgcactcaagatgtggaggcattacctctatggggtaaaatgtgagatcttcacagatcataaaagcctacagtacatcctgagtcaaagagatttgaatttgagacagaggagatgggtagagttgctgagtgactatgattgcaagatccagtatcattcgggtaaggcgaatgtcgtggcagacgccctaagccggaagtcactaggcagtttatcccacatatcggcagagaggaggccagtggtgaaggagttctacaagcttattgaggaaggtctacagttggagttgtctggtacaggtgccttagtggcccagatgagagtggcacccgtgtttctggggcatgtggctcagaaacagcatgaggacccggagttagtgaagattgccaggactgttcagtcaggcaatgatagtgagttcagattcgacagtaaggggatcctccgctatgggagcagactatgtgtaccagatgacattgggctaaaaggagacattatgagagaagctcataatgcaagatacagcattcaccccggagccaccaagatgtatcaagatttaaagaaggtttattggtggccagctatgaagaaagaagtggcacagttcgtgtcagcctgcgaagtgtgtcagagggtgaagttggaacatcagaagccggctggaatgcttaacccgctacctattccagagtggaaatgggaaaatatagctatggacttcgtagtggggttaccggcggcgtccaacagattggactccatatgggtgattgtggacagactcaccaaatctgctcacttcatccctgtcaggagtggctactctgtggacaagttggcgcaggtgtatgtagatgagatagtcagactgcatggggttcctgtttcaatagtgtcagatagagggccccagttcacctccagattttggcggagtctgcagaatgctatgggtactaagttggatttcagtactgccttccacccctagactgatggacagtcagaaaggaccatccagactatcgaggatatgctcagaatgtgtgtgctagactttggcggttcttggaggcagcatctacctttggtggagtttgcctacaacaacagccatcatgctagcattgggatggctccatatgaagctttgtacggaaggaagtgcagatcacctgtttgctgggaggaagttggagaaaaggccttggcagggcctgagttagtagagatcaccagcagggtggtacccataatcagagagagaatcaagactgctaccagcagacagaagagctatgcagacgtccgcagaagacagttagagtttcaggagggggatctggtattgctcaaggtgtctccaatgaagggagtggttcgcttcgggaagaaaggtaaactagccccacgatacatcgaaccctttgaaatcttgcaaaagattgggaatgtgtcgtacaagctggatttacctgcttcgatggaaagaatccatccggttttccatgtttcaatgttgaggaagtttgtgtcagatccgagcaaggttcttagtgagcctgatatggaggtccaagaggatctcacctatgttgaacagccagtacggatcatagacacccagatcagaaagttaagaaacaaggaaatcccgatggtgaaagtcctgtggaaccaccacaatttagaggaatgcacttgggagacacgggagtctatgctccagcagtaccctcatctcttttaaggttagatccctatgtgtttatgtgccttgtatgtgtgtgttatgttctttgccatgctatgtgtgctagtgaggaacattcggggacgaatgttcttaagggggggagaatgtaatacccggctagactccggtatcggaattcctaccgtccggtggaatctcggatgccggagacctctagaagggtagaatcatgttttataaaaatgttttaatgtgttttatgattttaagtatgaaactaaatgagtttttgcatgaaaatagcattggaggaaaacccaggttcggccgccgaaagtcaagttcggccgccgaacatgcatgcgttttggaggcacgttaggcccccgaaagcatgagtgagggcagtccaagttcggccgccgaacattgcatggatgcggaggcacattcggcccccgaacgtggcctggccagccacctataaatggggcacttagccgaaatgggcgagctttctcccattttcggccacagcaagcttccgaccttccctttgcaaatctagtgttcttcctccaaatctctaccatttttcttgagttttaagcttgcattgaaggttttgagcttttaaaccaagttttagagctttgggaactcaggagctcattttcgtggatctccaagtttgggtcgtcttcctctcgatcttcaagaggtaagagccgatcttaagctcctcatgtgttttaagtaagttttaagtgattttatggggtagaatggcatgtatagggttgtatgagtttttaagcaaatgttagtttttatgggatttttgagcaatgtggcatgtttgagtatgtttgaagtgttgtagttggggtatatgcttgtttgaggcccctaggagcttgtatgcatgttttggttgagtggtatgcatgatttgtgggtttggaggcgaaaatgcacaaaggaaccgagtttctgccctttggcagaaaccaggttcggcagccgaaggcactttcggccgccgaacatggctggggaggcaggcctttcggctgccgaagttgcccccgaaaagagactttcgtctctgtctggcactttcggccgccgaaggtgccgccgaacctacctgagtttcgtctctgtccaggactttcggccgccgaaggtgccgccgaaagtgccctgttcagccgtttcatgcatatctctatgtgatattttcaggatgttttagggggtttttggggaatatattagagttatgtttatgtatgtttggtccctaattggagtccacctgtgtaggttcggacccgaggaaccaaggaccccagcagtgagccagctgctacagagtttggcagagtcagccagaggtgagtggaactaaacttaacttttttaaattaagaaatgaaatgctcttatcatgcttcatgcatcatgatcatattataggttgtttgcattagaattcacgactatgccgcattgtattgttgtgatagatgatagtggatggacattaggacgattcattagccttctgtatacgaagtcctgtggtgcccataatagggccgggcaatacgaagtcctgtggtgcccataatagggccgggcaatacgaagtcctgtggtgcccataatagggccgggcaatacgaagtcctgtggtgcccataatagggccgggcatggagttgagggatttttgaatcagtccatccgtggtgtgatttgtttgtgcagtgacgcatttcatgatagcatgttttaaatattctttttacagttctactcactgggcatctagctcacccctctcccctaacccccaggcttgcaggtgcgggatagatagagaagacaagaagagaaaaagtcatatgtatgtaatagttagattgtggacatgacagttgtattatgatgaaatgtaaaaatattcagtatgttatgtaatgaggttattgaggatagagttgtgcttgaccacagtatattgttaatcccttttgtatttacatgatcttatgttatgatgtttatgtgaactaactcaacacaggatgttttgcctttgaggcttgatgaaatcccacagagggaccatgttatgtatatgatcagagtatgcacaggttgagttagttgatgacagtatgtatgaagaaaagttttaatttttatgcatgttgttgatcatgtatgagattatacaggtttacaggttatatgtcaggcttgctacgggtcccggcggccttaagtcgacccggatcctagcgccggtagcggactggacttccggggcgttacaaatGGAGCATTAGAGAATTAAAGtaacaaataagtaaataatAAGTATTGCTTCTTCCGGTGCAATTTGTCAGGAAATTAGCTTGCGctaagaaaattttgaaatatgcTTGATCTTGTAATTTTCTTGACCATTCAATCGCCAGACATTCTCGTGAAGATAGAATGAATCTTTTAGGTGCTTGATCGTCGACTATTATGAATGGAGTTAAGATCCGTTCAGTGCTTGGTCGCTATTGAAAATAGAATGGATcctttcaattttattaaaaatgtatGTTTAAATAGGGACCGAAGAgggtaaaattatattttcaaaatattctCTCTTTTTCATCTTAATTGATTTGTTAACAATTTAATTATGTAAGACGTTTTAATAAGTTTCTGAGAATTGAAGGACagattgacttgttaataatgacaagatacagaaactaaattgtaaatctttcataaataaattgtcaaaaaaaaaaaatactattaacGGAACATAAATAATTTGAACACTCCCTACTAACTTCAAATACTCTAACCGAATCATTTCAACTAAATAAAACCTAAAATAATAGACCATGATGTGATGTCATCCCAACTCAACTAGTAACCACATTTATTCTGCCAGCTTGTGGATTAATTGGCCAGAGATTATTGCAAAATCTGTGATCATCCTAGaatatctcttgcaaaattcgGTTGTATTTCccatttaaattaagaaatttgcAAGAATACCATTAATATTATAACATCAAAATAATTTGAAACGACATATAATTTcgagaaattaattaatctttgtgtttttaaattagtaatatataaaattattaagataTCTAATGACTTATTAGTGTACAtaactttaaaatataatatattttaaaaaatgaaaatataaatactcttttcgtttcataatttttattattttttatttttaactgtCGATCAATTCGTGTTTCCACTCTTTTAATATCCTacttaaagaataaaaattaaagaatttatgGTCAAAATTAACTCttcagtaattaaaaaaaaaatactaagatCACAATCAATAACCCAAAACAAATGGTAAATTCATATTCCATAGTTTTTTATAGTACCAGAAATAAAACAAGgatatattttcagcaatttaaaaaaaaaaaaaaaaaaaagagaaaaccaGATCAAGACTAGAGATGActgaaaagaaatgaaaagaaGGAAAACCTATAGACGGAACTCAGGAACCTGAAATGGATGGTTGAGGGAAGGGTTGACGATGTGCTTTTGAGGTCCACGAAAGCTTCCATGATTCATTCTTTGCCATTTCTGATGATGAGATTGTTGAGCTTGATTTCTCGCAGCAACTGTAGAAGCTGAATGAATTCTTAATGCACAAGTGAAAACCAGCAGGCAACAGAAGAGAAGGGCAGTGAATATGGCGTTTACTTGCTTCATTTTCTGTGGATAATACCTTTCTCTTCTTGGGAGCTGAAGAGACATGGATTTTTATAAAGTGCTTTGCTTTGCTTTGCTTTGAAGTCACAATTAATTTATGAGTGAGTGAGTGAGTGAGTGAGTGAGTTAGTTATTGATTGCTCTCATTGACTTTATTTATGGTTCTTGTTGGTTTTTGTTGGTGGAGTTGGTTTCttaataatctttttattatagttttcatttaaaaactttttttttaagctTATTAGcctaaaaaaattctaattttacgagtttttatatttataatattcgccttttaattttgaataaaaaaaattttaatttttaaatttattataattgatgGATTTATAATACATACCTTTATTAGTATAAACTTGCAATTTGAGGACTGCAAAAAACTTGAACTTCTTCAAGGGTGGCCTTGCTGTCATCACCAAATATAGACTCCTTTCCATCTGCTCTTTTAGCATATGACAATCCCAATCTAGACTTGGCTTGCCTCAAATCACCAACTCCAGAATTCGAATCGGGCCCAGCAAACCCGCCCATTACTGGAGCTAATGGAGGCCCAATAAGAAGCCCATCAGCCCCAAATTGAGGTCCACCTCTTGCATAATCAAAAAGGGCAGCACCACTTCCACCAACTTTAGGTAAAATAATAGGCTCAATTGTTCCATTGTCTACCCAGTAGAACAGAAATGCATCAAAAGTATCATAATAATCATCTGTGCTTCTATAGCCTTCTGGGTTAAATGCACCAAACTTTAAGGCCTTGTTTGTGTATCCTATAATCACACATGGTCCCTTGAAGTCACAGCAATCATGGAACTCTGTTGCACTAAATCCATCTATGGTGGCTCTGTAACAGCACTTGAGCTCTCTACCTTGCTCATAAATCAATCAAAACATTCATATTAAACCCTTTTCATATCGCTAATCTCCTATTCAAAGAAAagcaaagaagaaagaaaaatgaaatgcaGAGGTAAGAAGAGAGAATATATATGTACCGTTCAAGAAAGTGCTGTTAACAAGAGAAGGTGAGAAGGGAAGATCAATCTGATGATAGTTAGGGTTTGGTTTATCATCAGCATTTCTCTTGCCGATATTCCAACCAAATAAGCTCTGAGGACTTCTCCACTTGCACCCACTGAAATTGAACACAGAGTTGGCTATGCAACAACCCATCTTCGCTGTCCAAACCTCAaaaacctcacaacatgcaACGCCTAACAAACCTTATCCTCTCAATACACTACATGTCCCTGTCGTTTAATTAACTATCATTTTGTAAAAGCCAGGTGTCCTTCACTGGTTGGTAGATCATTAGATCGCATATCATTAATTGGTCAGCAACTCCAACCACAAGtccattcatttattttaagaataaaaatttgcttattcattaaaaatatttttttataatacattttatttattttatcactaATAATGATTTCATCTATATTTtctagaaattaaaatatttaatctctAGAATCTTTTcgttacttttaaaattaaatcatagtTTAATACTTGAATATTATAGTTATTTACAATTTCAtcgcttaattttataataaattacattttcaTCCTTTATATTCATCTCATTATTTATCCTATCCTCTTTGTCTCTTTTTTCTATAAATCTCAAAGGAGAGattgagaaataaaaataatgaatggAATTATGTGTAATTACaactattaataattataatatataaggattatatagtaatttattttaaaatactaaaaataaaatgactGAAGGATTTAAAAGAGTGAGAAAGTAAAATAAGGAACTAAATAATCTAATTTccaaaatatataaatcaagttattattattgataaagcTCATGgaataaattgtaaataaaaaaaataaggatTATGTTATTATTAGTgtaataatagtaaaataatttcaatatcAATTAAAACTTACAAAAACCAAATAAAGATGTATATAaaaaacttttttaattaattgattaggAGTAATTTTCCTAACCCTATGCCACACTTGCATATCATAAGCTTTTGGATTATATAATAAAGCAAAAGCACTTTTTTCGCCCTTAAGAAATTGGTTGATAGTCATATAAGCATTGCACTTTTTTCTACTCTAAACATACCTTCAACTACTGAAATGAGTTAAATAAGtcgtttaaatttattaaaatatatcccacccattctataatttttattcattttatttttttattcatattaagAAATACAATTCTTTTATtgactttttaattatactcatcactgagttgcaaaactcaacacttttttcttattaaattttatgattttgatataaataattgacttttacttaaaatttaattttggacaggtttttcaacagaaattaagaaaacaaataaaagagaCTGAATTAAAAGATTTTCTGACCGGATAGTACAGTTTTGTCTAAAGATATAGCCCAAGGCAACAGACAGACTCCAGAATTTGAATTTGCTAGCTGTAATCTAGATTTTTTAGCTGTACAAAATTTATATCAGTTTTAGATTGAAACAAACACAATTATATAGGATTGCGATAAGATAGGAGTAGTAGAGTT
Protein-coding sequences here:
- the LOC110616953 gene encoding uncharacterized protein LOC110616953, whose amino-acid sequence is MGCCIANSVFNFSGCKWRSPQSLFGWNIGKRNADDKPNPNYHQIDLPFSPSLVNSTFLNGRELKCCYRATIDGFSATEFHDCCDFKGPCVIIGYTNKALKFGAFNPEGYRSTDDYYDTFDAFLFYWVDNGTIEPIILPKVGGSGAALFDYARGGPQFGADGLLIGPPLAPVMGGFAGPDSNSGVGDLRQAKSRLGLSYAKRADGKESIFGDDSKATLEEVQVFCSPQIASLY